Proteins from a genomic interval of Lysobacter arenosi:
- the atpD gene encoding F0F1 ATP synthase subunit beta, which translates to MSQGKIVQIIGAVVDVEFPRESVPKVYDALKVDNTEITLEVQQQLGDGVVRTIALGSTDGLKRNLVANNTGKGISVPVGSGTLGRIMDVLGRPIDEAGEVTASAHWEIHRAAPSYEDQSSGNDLLETGIKVIDLMCPFAKGGKVGLFGGAGVGKTVNMMELINNIAKAHSGLSVFAGVGERTREGNDFYHEMKDSNVLDKVAMVYGQMNEPPGNRLRVALTGLTMAEYFRDEKDASGKGRDVLLFVDNIYRYTLAGTEVSALLGRMPSAVGYQPTLAEEMGVLQERITSTKTGSITSIQAVYVPADDLTDPSPATTFAHLDATVVLSRNIASLGIYPAVDPLDSTSRQLDPNVIGLEHYEVARKVQSTLQKYKELKDIIAILGMDELSEEDKQAVSRARKIERFFSQPFHVAEVFTGSPGKYVALKDTIRGFKGIVEGEYDHLPEQAFYMVGGIEEAVEKAKKIAG; encoded by the coding sequence ATGAGTCAGGGCAAGATCGTTCAGATCATCGGCGCGGTCGTCGACGTCGAGTTCCCGCGCGAGTCCGTGCCGAAGGTGTACGACGCGCTGAAGGTCGACAACACCGAGATCACGCTCGAAGTGCAGCAGCAGCTTGGCGACGGCGTCGTGCGCACCATCGCGCTCGGCTCGACCGACGGCCTCAAGCGCAACCTGGTGGCCAACAACACCGGCAAGGGCATCTCGGTGCCGGTCGGCTCGGGCACCCTGGGCCGCATCATGGACGTGCTGGGTCGCCCGATCGACGAAGCCGGTGAAGTCACCGCTTCGGCTCACTGGGAAATCCACCGCGCAGCCCCGTCGTACGAGGACCAGTCCTCGGGCAACGACCTGCTCGAAACCGGCATCAAGGTCATCGACCTGATGTGCCCGTTCGCAAAGGGCGGCAAGGTCGGCCTGTTCGGCGGCGCCGGCGTCGGCAAGACCGTCAACATGATGGAACTGATCAACAACATCGCCAAGGCGCACTCGGGTCTGTCCGTGTTCGCCGGCGTGGGTGAGCGTACCCGTGAGGGCAACGACTTCTACCACGAGATGAAGGACTCCAACGTCCTCGACAAGGTTGCGATGGTGTACGGCCAGATGAACGAGCCGCCGGGCAACCGCCTGCGCGTCGCGCTGACCGGCCTGACCATGGCCGAGTACTTCCGCGACGAGAAGGACGCTTCGGGCAAGGGCCGCGACGTGCTGCTGTTCGTCGACAACATCTACCGCTACACGCTGGCAGGTACCGAAGTGTCGGCACTGCTGGGCCGCATGCCGTCGGCCGTGGGTTACCAGCCGACGCTGGCCGAGGAAATGGGCGTCCTGCAGGAGCGCATCACCTCGACCAAGACCGGTTCGATCACCTCGATCCAGGCCGTGTACGTTCCCGCGGACGACCTGACCGACCCGTCGCCGGCGACCACCTTCGCCCACCTCGACGCCACCGTCGTGCTGTCGCGAAACATCGCCTCGCTGGGTATCTACCCGGCCGTCGACCCGCTCGACTCGACCTCGCGCCAGCTCGACCCGAACGTGATCGGTCTGGAGCACTACGAAGTCGCGCGCAAGGTCCAGTCGACCCTGCAGAAGTACAAGGAGCTGAAGGACATCATCGCGATCCTCGGCATGGACGAGCTGTCGGAAGAAGACAAGCAGGCCGTGTCGCGCGCTCGCAAGATCGAGCGCTTCTTCAGCCAGCCGTTCCACGTCGCCGAAGTCTTCACCGGTTCGCCGGGCAAGTACGTCGCGCTGAAGGACACGATCCGCGGCTTCAAGGGCATCGTCGAAGGCGAGTACGACCACCTGCCGGAGCAGGCGTTCTACATGGTCGGCGGCATCGAGGAAGCGGTCGAGAAGGCCAAGAAGATCGCAGGCTGA
- the atpG gene encoding F0F1 ATP synthase subunit gamma — MAGGREIKTKIKSVQNTRKVTRALEMVSASKIRKAQDRMKVSRPYARVMKQVIGHLAQANSDYQHPYLVERQEVKRVGYIIVSSDRGLAGGLNNNLFRKLLGEFRKWQEQGVEIDVVTIGQKASVFFRRINVNMVGSVTHLGDQPKLEQLVGVIKVMLDGYSSGNVDRVFICYNDFVNTMTQRAAFDQLLPLPESDTKVAHHDWDYIYEPDAASVLEHVLTRYVESLVYQAVLENVASEHAARMVAMKAASDNATKLIGTLNLVYNKARQAAITQEISEIVSGAAAV; from the coding sequence ATGGCAGGCGGCCGCGAAATCAAAACCAAGATCAAGAGCGTGCAGAACACCCGCAAGGTGACGCGCGCGCTCGAAATGGTCTCGGCATCCAAGATCCGCAAGGCGCAGGACCGGATGAAGGTCTCGCGTCCGTATGCGCGCGTGATGAAGCAGGTGATCGGTCACCTGGCCCAGGCCAACTCCGACTACCAGCATCCGTACCTGGTCGAGCGCCAGGAAGTGAAGCGCGTCGGCTACATCATCGTGTCCTCGGACCGTGGCCTGGCCGGCGGCCTCAACAACAACCTGTTCCGCAAGCTGCTCGGCGAGTTCCGCAAGTGGCAGGAGCAGGGCGTCGAGATCGACGTGGTCACCATCGGCCAGAAGGCTTCGGTGTTCTTCCGTCGCATCAACGTCAACATGGTCGGCTCGGTCACCCACCTGGGCGACCAGCCCAAGCTCGAGCAGCTGGTCGGCGTGATCAAGGTCATGCTGGACGGCTACAGCAGCGGCAACGTCGACCGCGTCTTCATCTGCTACAACGACTTCGTCAACACGATGACCCAGCGCGCGGCGTTCGACCAGCTGCTGCCGCTGCCCGAGTCGGACACGAAGGTCGCGCACCACGACTGGGACTACATCTACGAGCCCGACGCGGCCAGCGTGCTGGAGCACGTGCTGACCCGCTACGTCGAGTCGCTGGTGTACCAGGCGGTGCTGGAGAACGTCGCGTCCGAGCATGCCGCGCGCATGGTCGCGATGAAGGCCGCCTCCGACAACGCCACCAAGCTGATCGGCACGCTGAACCTGGTCTACAACAAGGCCCGCCAGGCTGCGATCACCCAAGAAATCTCGGAAATCGTCAGCGGCGCCGCCGCGGTCTGA